The segment TTCGAGCAGAAAGAGATTCTCGCCTATGTGCTGCGTAAGCTCTACGACAGCGAGCCGGTCTCCATCGAGTCGATCCAGCGCGAAACCAAGGTCGTCGAAATCGCCGCCAATCAGGACGAGCAGAGCAACACGACTTCGCGTCGCTCCACCCGCACCAACCAGCGGGACGCCGGCAACTCCGGCTTCAAGGACGAATTTGAAATCGGCGGCATCTCCGCCCGCGTCCCCGACGCGGTTGAGACCGTTGCCTTCCGCCTGGTCTTTACCGGCTATACGCCCAGCCTGCGCAGCTTCCTCAAGAGCCTTGAGGAGTTCGAGTTGCCGCTCGTGGTCCGCAGCGTCGAGGTCCAGCCCTTCCAGCAAAAGCAGCAGAGGAGCAGCAGTTCGAGCAGCCGGGCCGACAATCCCTTTAGCCTGTTCGATACCGGCTCTGCCGCCGCGGGCACCGAAGAGACCAAATCCGAATACTCGCCCGTCCCGGTTGTGGAGGAAAATCTTTCGCAGTTCACCGTTGTGGTCGAGTACATCAAGGTCCTCATCAAAGCCCCCACGGATGTAGCCGCGCTGGAAGACGCTACCTCTTCGCAAAACCCCATGTAATTCATCGGACTGCCGCATGAACAAGTTTTACGACAAGATTCTTTTCGCCGTTGCCCTGTTGCTCCTCGCCGGGTCTTTGGCCTTCTACTTCACGGGCTCCGATACGGGGCCTGAAGCCAAGTCCCTGAGTGGTACTCCCTCGGGCGCAGCCTATGATGTGGTCGCGGTTCCCCAACCGCAGTTGCAGGGCAGTACTGACTGGCCTGAGGTTCAACCCGTTGGCGACAACGAGAACCGTCTCTACCGTGTTTTCACCCCGCCGAAGATC is part of the Ruficoccus amylovorans genome and harbors:
- a CDS encoding Amuc_1100 family pilus-like protein — encoded protein: MGFFKKYPVFASLVTVFVLLFVAGLVFIYLSFAGLGKAKKDFSRAESSYQSALRLSPAPTQQNVASSEQNVEQLASALQTQIDATKGRVPTFISKDVPKTEADMLFQLEAFKDQFTRDAAQIKPWGVDSDDDSGIKLPEGFDFGFARFLSTGTPPPEKYIPVVFEQKEILAYVLRKLYDSEPVSIESIQRETKVVEIAANQDEQSNTTSRRSTRTNQRDAGNSGFKDEFEIGGISARVPDAVETVAFRLVFTGYTPSLRSFLKSLEEFELPLVVRSVEVQPFQQKQQRSSSSSSRADNPFSLFDTGSAAAGTEETKSEYSPVPVVEENLSQFTVVVEYIKVLIKAPTDVAALEDATSSQNPM